DNA from Candidatus Dormiibacterota bacterium:
CCAGGCCCACCACCGCCATCCGCCTCTCCCTGTGCCCCGGGGCACCCGATCATACGGGGCCGGGACTGCCGGGACCGGTGGTCAGCGGCCCCGGACGGCGGTGCGGGTGGAGTGCCCTCGCAGCTCGTGGGGGAGCGCGTCCTGCACCGCCGCGGTGATGGCGGCGTCGTCGCTCTCGACGGGGACGGAGCCGTCGGCGCCGGCACGCATCGCCAGGCGGCCGCCGGCGCGGCGGGTGAGCACGACGATCGTCGAGGCTGGCACCCGTGACCGGATCGGCGCGGTGGCCTCGATGCCGCCGAGCTCCGGCAGCTCGGCCTCGATGACCACGAGGTCGGGCTGGTGGTGCTCCGCGAGCTGCACCGCGCTGACGCCGTTGGCGGCCTCGGCGACGACGGTGTAGCCGCCGGCCGCCTCCAGGAGGCCGACCACTCGCTCGCGGGTCTCGGACCCGCCGGCGACGAGTGTCTGAATCCCCA
Protein-coding regions in this window:
- a CDS encoding response regulator transcription factor, whose product is MGIQTLVAGGSETRERVVGLLEAAGGYTVVAEAANGVSAVQLAEHHQPDLVVIEAELPELGGIEATAPIRSRVPASTIVVLTRRAGGRLAMRAGADGSVPVESDDAAITAAVQDALPHELRGHSTRTAVRGR